AGCCTCATGCTGGAATGCGAGACGGGAAGAGGAACCAACTCTCTCATTCGCGCCGGGTACGGCGGGTGGCTCCTCTACACCGCCGCCTCTGCCGGTGACGTGGATTTCGTCCGGGAACTATTGGGGAGGAACCCTGCGCTTGTGTTGGGAGAAGGAGAGTATGGAGTGACTGATATACTGTATGCTGCTGCGAGGAGCAATAACTGTGAGGTGTTTGAGGTTGTGTTTCGTTCTGCTCTCTCGCCGCTGGCGCAGATGGAAGAGGTTTACGAGAGGGATATGACGAATAGGGCGGTTCATGCTGCTGCGAGAGGAGGGAACTGGGAGATGCTGAAACAGCTTGTGGAAGAGGGTTGTGGCGTTTTGGGGTTTAGAGATGCTCAAGGTTGCACCGTTTTGCATACTGCAGCTGCCAGAGGACAGGTTCAGGTGAGGAATTTGGTTACTCTACAAAACTTAGACACAGTACCATAAACTTTTCTAGTTTTTGGAGATAATCAGAATTATAATTTCATCTTATTAATTGTCTTCACATGTTACCGAGGTCAAATTTTAAATCTGATCGAAGAATGGTAATGATACTTTGCTCTTTCAGGTGAATTTATCAAGCATTGTGctctttttctttaagattATTCTCATTCCCTTGGACAAAATTTTGATGCAGATTTGTAGATGTTTTTGTCAGAGAGGAGAGTTAGAGATTTATTTTGGTGATTTGTAAGATAAATGTTTCCAGAAATGTTAATACAAAGTAACTAGAAATGTTTTGTGGAACTGTATCTCAGTTTTATCTTCTGTTTAACACCTGCAACAAAAATGTTTTCAGTGACccttatttttatcattttaatgaTGCAGGTGGTGAGAAATCTACTTGCATCATTCGATGTTGTAAACTTAACAGATGATCAAGGGAACACAGCGTTACATGTAGCATCTTACGGGGGTCACTTATCTGTGGTGGAGATTCTGATTCTTGCATCTCCTTCATTAGCATTGTTAACCAACCACTATGGAGATACTTTTCTTCATATGGCAGTGGCTGGTTTCAGAAGTCCCGGTTTCCGTAGACTGGACAAACATGCTGAACTCTTGAAGCAATTGGTTTGTGGAAAGATTGTGAACTTACAGAACATCATCAATGTCAAGAACAATGATGGAAGAACGGTTCTTCATGTGTCAGTGATTGATAATCTTCAATGCGAGCTAGTGGAACTGTTGATGTCTGTGCCATCAATTGATCTGAACATTTGTGATGCTGATGGGATGACCCCTTTGGATCTTCTAAAACAAAGACCAAAATCAGCATCTTCTGATATTTTAATCAAGATGATAATTTCCTCTGGAGGGGTCTCTAATGGTCGAAATGCTATAGCAGAAAATGCACTTTGCACTCATCACAAAGCTCATGTCATTGGAGGGAGTCCTGGCACTTCGTTTAGAATACCAGATGCTGAGATATTCCTGTATACTGGAATTGAGAATTCATCAGATGCCAATTATGATCAAGCAAGTGTGGAATCATATTCCTGCTCAAACGAACCAAGCAATTCTGACTCCGAAACTTCTCCACACACCAAGAAGTATGATAATTCTGCTAATCGTGCTGTAAGGCGTTCGAAGTTTCGTCTCAGGTGGcctaaaagaaaagagacaaaagCAGCTGCATCAGAATTAGAAgatgacgattctcttgatCCTTTTAGTTCAAGTAGAAACTTGGAAGATTTTCCAATTCCATTGCGGCAAAGATACTCACAACCATGCTCCCTCCCAAACAACAAAAGAACAACTTCTCTTCCAAGTCCAACCTCCAAAGTGAAATTCAGTGCTGGGTTGATGCAAGGTGTGATTCAAGCAAAACCACATTTTTCTCATTCAACTCCAAGTCCTTTCCAAGAATTATCTGTGGCTTCTCTTTCTTCCATCAAGAAACAAAAGGGTACTGATATAAAGGGACCCTCTTGCTCTAATCCACCATTGGAGGACAGAGAACTTCTGTTGAACTACAAACATTGTTCcctcaataaaaaattgatgaatggATATTTTTCCTTTGGGGCACAAGGCTTGGCTGTTGAAAATTCCAATAGCTGTGCAAAGTCAAACAGGAGTTACAAGCGTTTGAGTTCCATAGTTGCCTGAGGATTATGATCAGTTAATTTTGGTcagaagatgaaaataaaatattactattgaTCTTGTAATGACAAGTTTGTAAAGATTAGTGCAAAAATATGCACATAGGTGGTGATGATATCTGAAATGTTTGGCAGTACAAAAATAACCACCACATCCATAGTTGGTGCTTGTTTGCTTCTTGTGGGACACATGTTATCTGTTCTGTATCTTCTTACAGCAATTTTTTTGTAATCTGTTATTGTACTCTTTTCAAGGTCTAACACATTCAGATTACATGACTGACAATAAAATACAAGTGTAAAACTGAATATATCCCTATAGTTTCATAGCATAATCTGCCAAAGTGCTAATACTCaaattttcattcaataatACTCTGATAATGAAAATGTACAAATTCTAAGTAAACTATGTTAAGAATTCCTTATAAGTTGGAACCCGATTAGTAAGATAAACActacataaattaaaagaaatataaatttattattttaaaattttagattaaaagcAGTGTTATAGTTTCTTATACGAATTTGCTTACtctcaattaattaaattagttagCTTTGACATTTTCATAGTTTTGCCAACCACACCTGTGTTATTGATGATGGAGATATTGGTCATTACAGTTTATTTTTTCGTGAAACATAATCTGATTATTACTTGGAAATAATAATAGGTTTTTTAGAGTGTTTAGTTTCTTGTAGGttgttaaacttaaaaatagttt
This sequence is a window from Vigna angularis cultivar LongXiaoDou No.4 chromosome 2, ASM1680809v1, whole genome shotgun sequence. Protein-coding genes within it:
- the LOC108327025 gene encoding uncharacterized protein LOC108327025, translated to MSPSLLPLRWESTGEQWWYASPIDCAAANGHYDLVVELLHLDANLLIKLTSLRRIRRLETVWDDEEHFEDVAKCLSQVARSLMLECETGRGTNSLIRAGYGGWLLYTAASAGDVDFVRELLGRNPALVLGEGEYGVTDILYAAARSNNCEVFEVVFRSALSPLAQMEEVYERDMTNRAVHAAARGGNWEMLKQLVEEGCGVLGFRDAQGCTVLHTAAARGQVQVVRNLLASFDVVNLTDDQGNTALHVASYGGHLSVVEILILASPSLALLTNHYGDTFLHMAVAGFRSPGFRRLDKHAELLKQLVCGKIVNLQNIINVKNNDGRTVLHVSVIDNLQCELVELLMSVPSIDLNICDADGMTPLDLLKQRPKSASSDILIKMIISSGGVSNGRNAIAENALCTHHKAHVIGGSPGTSFRIPDAEIFLYTGIENSSDANYDQASVESYSCSNEPSNSDSETSPHTKKYDNSANRAVRRSKFRLRWPKRKETKAAASELEDDDSLDPFSSSRNLEDFPIPLRQRYSQPCSLPNNKRTTSLPSPTSKVKFSAGLMQGVIQAKPHFSHSTPSPFQELSVASLSSIKKQKGTDIKGPSCSNPPLEDRELLLNYKHCSLNKKLMNGYFSFGAQGLAVENSNSCAKSNRSYKRLSSIVA